A window of Nitrososphaerales archaeon contains these coding sequences:
- a CDS encoding asparagine synthase-related protein translates to MIRCSAFFLAQDVRMAEKAFHAAGRIDRSAMDVRMTECAGLRLVTLRLKDGDDLPAVHGWLGEESGGEYSIVEEEGGAVVARRDAFGTRPLYAARSGGWFASDHRFIRDEPLEALRPGARVEVGAKKKSLETRGTAAFDGTFEAAAGRLAGLIETSVKERVSGHKLVAVAFSGGLDSSILAVCALKHARIMACSAFAPGSADSKAASDAANAIGLELVDSALDRPTVARELNAIDLPFEPSPMDRGLWCIYSLVARSAAEAGAEFIMLGQLADELFGGYAKYERALRDDGAGLAAAMMNSDVSECGMRGFTRDEAACSRSLEPRFPFADRRVAEFGMSLPVGFKIRGGVRKAVLREAATMLGVPEEIIDRPKKAAQYSTGVMKLLP, encoded by the coding sequence TTGATCAGGTGCAGCGCGTTCTTCCTGGCGCAGGACGTCCGGATGGCTGAGAAGGCGTTTCACGCAGCGGGGAGGATAGACAGGTCAGCAATGGACGTGCGGATGACCGAGTGCGCTGGCCTCCGGTTGGTCACCCTTCGCCTGAAAGACGGGGACGACTTGCCGGCTGTGCATGGCTGGCTTGGAGAGGAGTCTGGGGGTGAGTACAGCATCGTCGAAGAAGAGGGCGGGGCCGTTGTGGCGCGCCGCGACGCGTTCGGGACCAGGCCTCTCTACGCTGCCAGGTCGGGAGGGTGGTTCGCGAGCGACCACAGGTTCATCAGAGACGAGCCGTTAGAGGCGCTGCGTCCAGGAGCGAGGGTTGAGGTCGGAGCGAAGAAGAAATCTTTGGAGACGCGCGGGACAGCGGCGTTCGACGGCACCTTCGAGGCTGCCGCAGGTAGGCTCGCTGGACTAATCGAGACGTCGGTGAAGGAGAGGGTCAGCGGTCACAAGCTCGTGGCTGTCGCATTCTCAGGCGGCCTAGACAGTTCGATACTCGCAGTCTGCGCCTTGAAGCACGCGAGGATAATGGCATGCTCGGCCTTTGCCCCAGGTTCTGCAGATAGCAAGGCCGCGAGTGACGCTGCGAATGCGATAGGGCTTGAACTCGTCGATTCGGCGTTGGACAGACCGACTGTGGCGAGGGAGTTGAACGCGATAGACCTGCCATTCGAACCCTCGCCGATGGACAGAGGCCTCTGGTGCATCTACTCGCTCGTAGCGCGGTCTGCAGCGGAAGCCGGCGCGGAGTTCATAATGCTCGGGCAACTGGCGGACGAACTCTTCGGCGGGTACGCGAAGTACGAGAGGGCGCTGCGTGACGACGGGGCCGGACTGGCTGCGGCCATGATGAATTCCGACGTCTCGGAGTGCGGCATGAGGGGTTTCACCCGAGACGAGGCTGCCTGCTCCAGAAGTCTCGAGCCTCGCTTTCCGTTCGCAGACAGACGCGTGGCAGAGTTCGGTATGTCGCTCCCTGTGGGGTTCAAGATCAGGGGAGGTGTGCGCAAGGCAGTGCTCCGAGAGGCGGCCACCATGCTGGGCGTGCCTGAGGAAATCATCGACAGGCCGAAGAAGGCGGCGCAGTACAGCACGGGAGTCATGAAACTACTGCCCTGA
- the mtnA gene encoding S-methyl-5-thioribose-1-phosphate isomerase translates to MEDFFTLRTVTWAGTSVKMIDQTMLPRRLVYRSYRRYQDVADAIRRMVVRGAPAIGVAAAMGVALAAVHSSASTKDQLMKELDGAAAILRSTRPTAVNLFWGIERAVASTSLATTAREAREAVVAEVMKMEEEDVQVNRRLGKVGADLIEDGDTVLTHCNAGALATVGYGTALGVVRAAKEQGKLVKVIVPETRPALQGARLTAFELARDGIDCTLISDTAVGHMMNIGRVDKVIVGADRITRDGYVFNKIGTYQIAVLSARHGVPFHPAAPYSTFDLKHDHGDVIIEERSPDEVTKVRGRRVAPKGVPVSNPAFDSTPPELITSIVSDKGLVEKPIAENIARGHLLISDGRVE, encoded by the coding sequence TTGGAAGACTTCTTCACGCTCAGGACCGTGACGTGGGCTGGCACGTCTGTGAAGATGATTGACCAGACCATGCTGCCGCGCAGGCTGGTCTACCGGTCGTACAGAAGGTACCAAGACGTCGCTGACGCGATCCGGAGAATGGTTGTGCGGGGTGCACCGGCCATAGGCGTCGCGGCTGCTATGGGAGTCGCCCTGGCTGCGGTCCACTCCAGCGCCTCAACCAAGGACCAGCTGATGAAGGAGCTCGATGGCGCAGCCGCCATACTCCGCTCCACAAGGCCGACCGCGGTCAACCTGTTTTGGGGGATAGAGAGAGCCGTCGCCTCGACGAGTTTGGCCACCACCGCAAGAGAGGCTAGGGAAGCCGTCGTGGCCGAGGTGATGAAGATGGAAGAGGAGGACGTTCAGGTGAACAGAAGACTCGGCAAGGTGGGCGCGGACCTAATCGAGGACGGCGACACGGTTCTCACCCATTGCAACGCTGGTGCGCTTGCCACCGTTGGGTACGGCACCGCGCTCGGCGTTGTGAGGGCTGCCAAGGAACAGGGAAAGCTGGTCAAGGTCATCGTTCCCGAGACAAGGCCGGCGCTCCAGGGGGCCCGCTTAACGGCATTCGAGCTCGCAAGGGACGGAATCGACTGCACCCTGATCTCTGACACGGCCGTCGGGCACATGATGAACATCGGTCGAGTCGACAAGGTGATCGTTGGAGCCGACAGGATCACGAGGGACGGCTACGTCTTCAACAAAATAGGGACTTACCAAATCGCGGTCCTCTCTGCCAGGCACGGCGTTCCGTTCCACCCTGCCGCCCCGTACTCCACCTTCGACCTGAAACACGACCACGGCGACGTAATCATTGAAGAGAGGAGCCCCGACGAAGTGACAAAGGTACGGGGGAGGAGGGTGGCGCCCAAGGGAGTGCCAGTCTCGAACCCTGCGTTCGACTCCACCCCACCTGAACTCATCACATCGATAGTCTCGGACAAGGGGCTGGTGGAGAAGCCGATTGCCGAGAACATAGCCAGGGGTCATCTCTTAATTAGTGACGGACGGGTGGAATAA
- a CDS encoding geranylgeranylglycerol-phosphate geranylgeranyltransferase — MSLRTGIEILRPVNCAMIGFAVIVGEFVSRPPGIPLLQTALGFMTGFFLCAYSMVVNDVYDVEVDKVNRPERPIPSGRITEQGASRLSIVALLLGIASSVLGLNPVAVGIALLYALVSWLYNSRAKKAGFSGNVMVASSLAIPFIYGGVISGGSVFNSLLLMMAFTSFFSGVGREVVKAMADIEGDAKRGISSVAWRRGSKTAAAVGAAFFLLAVLTSWLPLVLGLANGIYTFGVIVPDLVFVYLAASILRDWQPKNAHRVKNTALLGMLAGLFVFIGGAV; from the coding sequence TTGAGCCTGAGAACCGGCATAGAGATACTGCGTCCCGTCAACTGCGCGATGATAGGCTTCGCTGTAATCGTGGGAGAGTTCGTCTCGAGGCCTCCCGGGATACCCCTCCTGCAAACTGCGCTGGGCTTCATGACCGGGTTCTTCCTCTGCGCGTACTCCATGGTCGTGAACGACGTCTATGACGTGGAGGTCGACAAAGTGAACAGGCCTGAGCGACCGATCCCAAGCGGGAGGATCACAGAACAGGGCGCCTCGCGGCTCTCCATCGTCGCCCTCCTCCTCGGAATCGCTTCCTCGGTGCTCGGCCTGAACCCGGTGGCCGTGGGGATTGCACTGCTCTACGCTCTCGTCTCCTGGCTGTACAACTCAAGGGCGAAGAAGGCGGGGTTCTCGGGGAACGTGATGGTCGCCTCCTCCCTCGCGATACCATTCATCTACGGCGGGGTCATCTCGGGTGGCAGCGTCTTCAACTCCCTCCTGCTGATGATGGCGTTCACGTCGTTCTTCTCAGGCGTCGGGCGCGAAGTTGTGAAAGCCATGGCGGACATTGAAGGCGACGCGAAGCGCGGAATCAGCTCAGTTGCCTGGAGGCGGGGCTCCAAGACCGCGGCCGCCGTTGGGGCCGCCTTCTTCTTGCTCGCCGTCCTCACGAGCTGGCTGCCTCTGGTTCTCGGCCTCGCGAACGGGATCTATACCTTCGGGGTGATCGTGCCCGACCTCGTGTTCGTCTACCTCGCTGCGTCCATACTGAGGGACTGGCAGCCGAAGAACGCTCACAGAGTGAAGAACACGGCGCTGCTCGGGATGCTGGCGGGGCTCTTCGTTTTCATAGGTGGCGCGGTCTGA
- a CDS encoding helix-turn-helix domain-containing protein has product MLRQVLLEVPEENKFQDIALKTGVKLELEFCRTFNGNGMTLLFEMTGEKKQQDEFLVELKKLAGVRHVYESEVAPSKMLALVVVDRPLPCSASVGTSIICLQCPFSSRSSPSTWKILVRRSEDLREVIRRLEKSGGKAIVKEISEVSQQEELTDRQKAILSIAVSMGYFDFPRKVSLTALSKAVGVKPSTLSEILRNAERKVLESQVQNGNGWGPHHAPFASPFG; this is encoded by the coding sequence ATGCTTCGCCAAGTACTGCTGGAGGTTCCAGAAGAGAACAAGTTCCAGGATATAGCCCTAAAGACTGGAGTCAAGCTGGAACTCGAGTTCTGCAGGACCTTCAACGGAAATGGCATGACGCTGCTCTTCGAGATGACAGGAGAGAAGAAGCAACAAGATGAATTCCTGGTCGAGCTGAAGAAGCTCGCCGGGGTCAGGCACGTCTACGAGAGCGAGGTCGCCCCGTCAAAGATGCTCGCGCTTGTCGTTGTTGACAGACCACTCCCCTGCAGTGCCTCGGTCGGCACCTCGATTATCTGCCTGCAGTGCCCCTTCAGCTCGCGCTCCAGCCCGTCCACTTGGAAGATACTCGTGAGGAGGTCGGAGGACCTTAGGGAGGTAATCCGCAGACTCGAGAAGTCGGGCGGAAAGGCCATCGTGAAGGAGATTTCCGAGGTGAGCCAGCAGGAGGAGCTCACAGACAGGCAGAAGGCGATATTATCCATCGCTGTATCCATGGGCTACTTCGACTTCCCCAGGAAGGTGAGTCTCACCGCCCTCTCCAAGGCGGTCGGGGTCAAGCCGTCGACCCTCAGCGAGATTCTCAGGAACGCAGAGAGGAAGGTCCTGGAGAGTCAGGTGCAGAACGGGAACGGCTGGGGCCCTCACCACGCTCCCTTTGCGAGCCCGTTCGGCTAG
- the endA gene encoding tRNA-intron lyase, with product MEKSEQEEQTPPISAEVKEGRIIVPDPGRIGELEESGYGSREGKSLGLRDYEALYLLHTKKLDLKRHGGKSVSFEELAEETQRRARDSWTKFIIYRDLRSRGYIVREGFGFGTDLRVYERGDYPKKAAKYVVFALDEGIERRVDDLQTSVKEMAKMGKEAIIAVIERRGEVIYYKVSRARFQVET from the coding sequence ATGGAAAAGTCAGAGCAGGAGGAACAAACCCCACCGATTTCGGCCGAGGTGAAGGAAGGACGCATCATCGTCCCCGACCCCGGCAGGATTGGGGAGTTGGAGGAGTCGGGGTACGGCTCGAGAGAGGGAAAGAGCCTCGGGCTCAGGGACTACGAGGCTCTCTACCTGTTGCACACCAAGAAGCTTGACCTCAAGCGACACGGGGGCAAATCAGTCAGCTTCGAGGAGCTCGCGGAGGAGACGCAGAGGAGGGCTCGCGACTCCTGGACCAAGTTCATCATCTACCGGGACCTGAGGAGCAGGGGGTACATTGTGAGAGAGGGCTTCGGGTTCGGGACAGACCTCAGGGTCTACGAGAGAGGGGACTACCCGAAGAAGGCGGCAAAGTACGTAGTCTTCGCCCTTGACGAAGGGATAGAGAGGAGGGTCGACGACCTCCAGACGTCAGTGAAGGAGATGGCTAAGATGGGCAAGGAGGCGATCATAGCCGTCATAGAGAGGAGGGGCGAGGTCATCTACTACAAAGTTAGCAGGGCAAGATTCCAAGTGGAAACTTGA